The proteins below come from a single Treponema phagedenis genomic window:
- a CDS encoding DNA-methyltransferase — translation MSIEKKMKLTENIELLHGDCLDFLPKIPDESIQSIITDPPYFLGMTHNGRKGCFNDLAICKPFYEKLFKEYKRILKPDGCIYFFCDWRSYAFYYPIFNTILTAKNCLIWQKLARPIMNNYGFGYEMILFSGKTKTADTKGLFSNIIQNIKSFNSGARKTNGEKIHPTQKPIELMEKFIFDSTDEGDVVLDSFMGSGTTGIACLNTNRRFIGMEIDDNYFNIAKNRLETAIKGQSKKAV, via the coding sequence ATCGAACTACTGCATGGCGACTGTTTAGACTTTTTGCCGAAAATTCCGGATGAAAGCATACAGTCAATAATTACTGATCCGCCGTATTTTTTAGGCATGACTCACAACGGACGAAAAGGCTGTTTTAATGATTTAGCTATTTGTAAGCCTTTTTATGAAAAGCTTTTTAAAGAATATAAGCGCATTTTAAAGCCTGACGGCTGTATATATTTCTTTTGTGATTGGCGCAGCTATGCTTTTTATTATCCGATTTTCAATACAATTCTTACGGCAAAAAATTGTCTTATTTGGCAAAAACTCGCCCGCCCAATTATGAATAATTACGGTTTCGGCTATGAAATGATTTTATTTTCCGGAAAAACAAAGACAGCCGACACAAAAGGGCTTTTTTCAAATATTATACAGAATATAAAAAGTTTTAATAGCGGAGCGAGAAAAACAAACGGCGAAAAAATACACCCGACGCAAAAACCGATAGAACTAATGGAAAAATTTATTTTTGACAGCACCGATGAAGGCGATGTCGTATTGGATTCGTTTATGGGTTCCGGCACAACCGGCATTGCGTGCCTGAATACAAACCGCCGATTTATCGGCATGGAAATTGACGATAATTATTTTAATATCGCAAAAAACAGACTGGAAACCGCGATAAAAGGGCAATCAAAAAAAGCGGTTTAA